In Capsicum annuum cultivar UCD-10X-F1 chromosome 7, UCD10Xv1.1, whole genome shotgun sequence, one genomic interval encodes:
- the LOC107878493 gene encoding peroxisomal and mitochondrial division factor 2, whose product MADDTVTNGEVFDDASVEIAVDETADASAKTSVALKQKISALEQEKTQLLHENDVIKQRIGKLKSSIEESESEKKELQVKTDKFESENKALGSVAARAHELEGEVSKLQHDLITAMNDLEGSNKELSGVKSALEGLKSMENEKSVKLDAVESERNLLLTKLEKLEASGNNQKEEVEGKEEEIRGLKKHIEELEGLVVNNEEWEKEKKELHMVKEELEKRVKDMIEKAAALEKKLVEKERIITERLADSNINGIPIGDDKVGFFGGEVNFPLVAGSSLVAVAVVGVIWYLRYGRKTA is encoded by the coding sequence ATGGCAGATGATACAGTTACTAACGGCGAAGTTTTCGACGATGCGTCGGTAGAGATCGCCGTCGACGAAACTGCCGATGCATCGGCGAAAACCTCGGTGGCACTGAAGCAGAAAATCTCGGCGTTAGAGCAAGAGAAAACTCAGCTTCTTCACGAGAATGACGTCATCAAGCAAAGAATCGGTAAGCTGAAGTCGTCAATCGAGGAATCGGAGAGCGAGAAGAAGGAACTGCAGGTGAAGACGGACAAGTTTGAATCGGAGAACAAAGCGTTAGGGTCAGTAGCCGCCAGAGCTCATGAGCTGGAAGGCGAAGTTTCGAAGCTGCAGCATGATTTAATAACTGCTATGAATGATCTAGAAGGTTCGAATAAGGAATTGTCAGGTGTGAAATCGGCGTTGGAAGGATTGAAGAGTATGGAAAACGAGAAGAGTGTGAAGCTTGATGCGGTTGAGAGTGAGAGAAATCTGCTGTTAACGAAATTGGAGAAGTTAGAAGCTTCTGGAAACAATCAGAAGGAGGAAGTAGAAGGAAAGGAAGAAGAAATCCGGGGTTTAAAGAAGCATATTGAGGAATTAGAGGGCCTTGTTGTGAATAACGAGGAATGGGAGAAGGAGAAAAAGGAGCTTCATATGGTAAAGGAGGAATTAGAGAAGAGAGTTAAGGATATGATTGAGAAAGCCGCGGCGTTGGAGAAGAAATTGGTTGAGAAAGAAAGGATTATTACTGAAAGGCTTGCTGATAGCAATATTAATGGCATTCCTATTGGTGATGATAAAGTTGGGTTTTTCGGTGGTGAAGTAAATTTTCCACTGGTTGCTGGATCATCACTTGTTGCAGTTGCTGTTGTTGGTGTTATTTGGTATCTTCGATATGGAAGAAAAACAGCGTAA